A stretch of the bacterium genome encodes the following:
- a CDS encoding glycosyltransferase, whose protein sequence is MKLGIVIVHYNTSADLDRCLESLAAYPPAADHHVVVVDNASVDPGLGEVRSRFPDCTWIMNGENVGYARGCNQGMAAAPAAYHLILNPDIVVQPGALDRLLAFADANPRAGMVGPQLLNEDGSVQDSCRRFYTFRTLLLRRTFLGRIFPDSATVRRHLMRDFDHQSSRPVDWVLGGCLLVRASAMARTGPMDERFFLYFEDVDWCYRMWQAGFEVRYTPDARFVHRHRRESAQGRFNRSFWLHLGSLISFYEKWGMFVWLLKKWRDPLLVMLWWLLDMAGLTAAFWGAYGLRALAGDLFAEPLYPAAEYWPLQVFAWLLATAAFVVVGRYRAATLRGGRPWGEHLRQVGGVGLLLLASTYLGHQEVISRAVLLVFLPLMALATGLGEIVLGRLLRRLERGRLSLERTLLAGPPARLRTWLAGARDMTAHGVDLAGYVAEPGSGAGHLPPLADGDLPCLGPRDDLVGIVNRYRISQVVFWDSPQPGPTADREWQLLAGLRRQRIRLRWMAGGAWLLAAGTRAELFGAELSAVQTGGGPPAAGALRDRGLALAAGLLLGLLGWLPWLWMRGVDVPRRRARWLQVRTSDLWGHDPELPLAVAASGRVRGLVWQWRLAGPLLRGRLALTGPRPLTGGRLAAPRQAADVLEFWRSGPRAPGLTGAWRGGPWRAWRGLWRDPGGFGVLGADDDHPLNQPSTMEVGRSTADASSRTG, encoded by the coding sequence GTGAAGCTCGGCATCGTCATCGTCCACTACAACACGAGCGCGGACCTGGACCGCTGCCTCGAGTCGCTCGCGGCCTATCCGCCCGCGGCCGACCACCATGTGGTGGTGGTGGACAACGCCTCGGTCGATCCCGGCCTGGGCGAGGTGCGCAGCCGCTTCCCGGACTGCACCTGGATCATGAACGGCGAGAACGTGGGCTACGCCCGGGGCTGCAACCAGGGCATGGCCGCGGCGCCCGCCGCGTACCACCTGATCCTCAATCCGGACATCGTGGTGCAGCCCGGGGCCCTGGACCGCCTGCTGGCCTTCGCCGACGCGAACCCGCGGGCCGGCATGGTCGGGCCGCAGCTGCTGAACGAGGACGGCTCGGTCCAGGACTCGTGCCGCCGCTTCTACACCTTCCGCACGCTGCTGCTGCGCCGCACGTTCCTGGGCCGGATCTTCCCCGACAGCGCCACCGTGCGGCGGCATCTCATGCGCGACTTCGACCACCAGTCGTCCCGGCCGGTCGACTGGGTGCTGGGCGGCTGCCTGCTGGTGCGGGCGTCGGCCATGGCGCGCACCGGCCCCATGGACGAACGCTTCTTCCTCTACTTCGAGGACGTCGACTGGTGCTACCGCATGTGGCAGGCCGGTTTCGAGGTGCGGTACACGCCCGATGCGCGCTTCGTCCACCGGCACCGGCGCGAGAGCGCGCAGGGACGTTTCAACCGCAGCTTCTGGCTCCACCTGGGCAGCCTGATCTCCTTCTACGAGAAGTGGGGCATGTTCGTCTGGCTGCTGAAGAAGTGGCGCGATCCGCTGCTGGTGATGCTGTGGTGGCTGCTCGACATGGCGGGACTGACGGCGGCCTTCTGGGGCGCCTACGGCCTGCGCGCCCTGGCGGGCGATCTCTTCGCCGAGCCCCTGTATCCGGCGGCCGAGTACTGGCCCCTGCAGGTCTTCGCGTGGCTGCTGGCCACGGCGGCGTTCGTCGTCGTCGGCCGCTACCGCGCGGCGACCCTGCGCGGCGGACGCCCGTGGGGCGAGCACCTGCGCCAGGTCGGGGGCGTGGGCCTGCTGCTGCTGGCGAGCACCTACCTGGGCCACCAGGAGGTCATCAGCCGGGCCGTGCTGCTGGTCTTCCTGCCCCTGATGGCGCTCGCGACCGGTCTGGGCGAGATTGTGCTGGGGCGGCTGCTGCGCCGGCTCGAGCGCGGCCGGCTGAGTCTCGAACGCACGCTGCTGGCCGGACCGCCCGCGCGGCTGCGCACGTGGCTGGCCGGGGCGCGCGACATGACGGCCCACGGCGTCGACCTGGCCGGCTACGTGGCCGAGCCCGGCTCGGGCGCCGGCCACCTGCCGCCCCTGGCCGACGGCGACCTGCCCTGCCTGGGGCCGCGCGACGACCTGGTCGGCATCGTCAACCGGTACCGCATCTCCCAGGTGGTCTTCTGGGACAGCCCGCAACCGGGTCCGACCGCCGACCGGGAGTGGCAGTTGCTGGCGGGACTGCGGCGCCAGCGGATCCGGCTGCGCTGGATGGCCGGCGGCGCCTGGCTGCTGGCGGCCGGCACGCGGGCCGAACTCTTCGGGGCCGAACTGAGCGCGGTCCAGACGGGCGGCGGTCCGCCCGCAGCGGGAGCCCTGCGCGACCGGGGCCTCGCCCTGGCGGCCGGCCTGCTGCTCGGCCTGCTCGGGTGGCTGCCCTGGCTGTGGATGCGCGGCGTCGACGTGCCGCGGCGGCGGGCCCGCTGGCTGCAGGTGCGCACGAGCGACCTCTGGGGCCACGACCCGGAGCTGCCGCTGGCCGTGGCGGCTTCGGGCCGCGTGCGCGGGCTGGTCTGGCAATGGCGCCTGGCCGGACCCCTGCTGCGGGGACGACTGGCCCTGACCGGCCCGCGGCCCCTGACCGGCGGTCGCCTCGCGGCGCCGCGGCAGGCCGCCGATGTCCTGGAATTCTGGCGCTCGGGGCCGCGGGCCCCGGGCCTGACCGGCGCCTGGCGCGGCGGTCCGTGGCGCGCCTGGCGCGGCCTGTGGCGCGACCCGGGCGGCTTCGGCGTCCTGGGCGCCGACGACGATCACCCCCTGAACCAACCGTCCACCATGGAGGTCGGCCGGTCGACGGCCGACGCCTCGTCCCGGACCGGCTGA
- a CDS encoding polyprenol monophosphomannose synthase: protein MSDPNRQPPPLNLTKAVVVVPTYNEAENIGRLVPRILERDPRLSVLVVDDNSPDGTAAVVKKLDGFGDRVLILEREKKEGLGAAYIAAFQWILAHTDFEAVFEMDADFSHDPVALVEFLRRIEEHDLVLGSRYLHGITVVNWPLKRLILSVGANRYAGFVTGMKLKDCTGGFKCFRRSTLEALPLDRIKSDGYSFQIEMNYHCWRRGMSIREIPIMFVDRQVGVSKMSKKIIIEAMWMVWALRLRRIP from the coding sequence ATGAGTGACCCGAACCGCCAGCCGCCGCCGCTGAACCTGACGAAGGCCGTCGTGGTGGTGCCCACCTACAACGAGGCGGAGAACATCGGCCGCCTCGTGCCGCGGATCCTCGAGCGGGACCCGCGGCTGTCGGTGCTGGTGGTGGACGACAACTCGCCCGACGGCACCGCCGCCGTGGTGAAGAAGCTCGACGGCTTCGGCGACCGGGTGCTCATCCTCGAGCGGGAGAAGAAGGAGGGGCTCGGCGCCGCCTACATCGCGGCCTTCCAGTGGATCCTGGCCCACACCGACTTCGAGGCCGTCTTCGAGATGGACGCCGACTTCAGCCACGACCCGGTGGCCCTCGTCGAGTTCCTGCGCCGGATCGAGGAGCACGATCTCGTGCTCGGCAGCCGCTACCTGCACGGCATCACGGTGGTGAACTGGCCCCTCAAGCGGCTCATCCTGAGCGTGGGGGCGAACCGCTACGCCGGCTTCGTCACCGGCATGAAGCTCAAGGACTGCACCGGCGGCTTCAAGTGCTTCCGCCGCTCGACCCTCGAGGCCCTGCCCCTGGACCGCATCAAGAGCGACGGCTACAGCTTCCAGATCGAGATGAACTACCACTGCTGGCGGCGCGGCATGAGCATCCGGGAGATCCCGATCATGTTCGTCGACCGGCAGGTGGGGGTCTCGAAGATGAGCAAGAAGATCATCATCGAGGCCATGTGGATGGTGTGGGCCCTGCGCCTGCGCCGGATCCCCTGA
- a CDS encoding glycosyltransferase family 2 protein produces the protein MFEMGRSGGAAGDPAWTPERPLAVVLVNWNGRDVLPDCFASLADARYPHLRVIMVDNGSADDSVAWTRMHHPSVEIIETGENLRWAGGTNVGLRRLRADAFRGHILLLNNDTIVPQGSLGRLVRALEEDPAAWLATPRICYAADPARAWYDGGLVGRWSGWVRHDGIRQLTGNLDPGQRYVEYGTGCALLLRAGVLEKVGELDEGFYFYGEDADYSLRARAAGGRILHVPLSLVLHKVSASLKGDSPRKSWLRTRSHIRLLRKHWPRRSWPLLVPAQAAYLGAHTAWNLWHGRLGSALALWQGVCDELQGRDYA, from the coding sequence GTGTTTGAGATGGGGCGCAGCGGCGGGGCGGCGGGCGATCCGGCCTGGACCCCGGAGCGTCCCCTCGCGGTGGTGCTGGTCAACTGGAACGGGCGCGACGTGCTGCCCGACTGCTTCGCGTCCCTGGCCGACGCCCGCTACCCGCACCTGCGGGTGATCATGGTCGACAACGGCTCGGCGGACGACTCGGTGGCCTGGACGCGCATGCACCACCCGTCGGTGGAGATCATCGAGACGGGGGAGAACCTGCGCTGGGCGGGCGGCACCAACGTGGGCCTGCGCCGGCTGCGGGCCGACGCCTTCCGCGGCCACATCCTGCTGCTGAACAACGACACCATCGTGCCGCAGGGCAGCCTGGGTCGCCTCGTGCGCGCCCTCGAGGAGGACCCGGCGGCCTGGCTGGCCACGCCGCGCATCTGCTACGCCGCCGATCCGGCCCGGGCCTGGTACGACGGGGGGCTGGTGGGGCGCTGGAGCGGCTGGGTGCGCCACGACGGCATCCGGCAGCTCACGGGCAACCTCGATCCCGGGCAACGCTACGTGGAGTACGGCACCGGCTGCGCGCTGCTGCTGCGGGCGGGCGTGCTCGAGAAGGTCGGCGAGCTCGACGAGGGGTTCTACTTCTACGGCGAGGACGCCGACTACTCCCTGCGGGCGCGGGCGGCCGGGGGCCGGATCCTGCACGTGCCTCTCTCACTGGTGCTGCACAAGGTGAGCGCCTCGCTGAAGGGCGACTCGCCGCGCAAGTCGTGGCTGCGGACGCGGAGCCACATCCGGCTGCTGCGCAAGCACTGGCCGCGGCGGAGCTGGCCCCTGCTGGTGCCCGCCCAGGCGGCCTACCTGGGGGCGCACACGGCCTGGAACCTCTGGCACGGGCGGCTGGGCTCGGCCCTGGCCCTGTGGCAGGGCGTCTGCGACGAACTGCAGGGTCGGGACTACGCCTGA
- a CDS encoding glycosyltransferase family 2 protein: MSCGKELDVEQGMTTGMAGDAAVRCDIAVVVPAYNEAESLPELIDRIDAAITGMGRTWEAWVIDDGSSDATFAVTRELAAARPQVHGLSFGRNFGKAAALAAGFRAASAAIVITMDADLQDDPAEIPALVAMIEDGWDLVSGWKQDRKDSFIKNNTSKVFNWFTGRMCGLKLHDFNCGLKAYRREVTRTVRLYGDMHRYVPALAHLEGFRVTEKPVKHYARKYGTTKYGMARFVNGFLDLLTVYFLHARRTSPLHFFGRFGLGFLTVGGGISAWFLLQWLLGHGLRVRPILVVGLILIVVAFQFISLGLIAELVVAGRRPEDQYRIADRV; the protein is encoded by the coding sequence GTGAGCTGCGGAAAGGAACTCGACGTGGAACAGGGGATGACGACCGGAATGGCGGGCGACGCCGCCGTGCGCTGCGACATCGCGGTGGTGGTACCGGCCTACAACGAGGCCGAGTCCCTGCCGGAGCTCATCGACCGCATCGACGCCGCGATCACGGGCATGGGCCGCACGTGGGAGGCGTGGGTCATCGACGACGGCAGTTCCGACGCCACCTTCGCGGTGACGCGCGAACTGGCCGCCGCGCGCCCCCAGGTGCACGGCCTCAGCTTCGGGCGCAACTTCGGCAAGGCCGCGGCGCTGGCCGCCGGGTTCCGGGCGGCCAGCGCCGCCATCGTGATCACCATGGACGCCGACCTGCAGGACGATCCGGCCGAGATCCCCGCCCTGGTCGCCATGATCGAGGACGGCTGGGACCTCGTCTCCGGCTGGAAGCAGGACCGCAAGGACAGCTTCATCAAGAACAACACCTCGAAGGTGTTCAACTGGTTCACCGGGCGCATGTGCGGTCTGAAGCTGCACGACTTCAACTGCGGCCTGAAGGCCTATCGCCGCGAGGTGACCCGCACCGTGCGCCTCTACGGCGACATGCACCGCTATGTGCCGGCGCTGGCCCACCTCGAGGGCTTCCGCGTGACCGAGAAGCCGGTGAAGCACTACGCCCGCAAGTACGGCACCACCAAGTACGGCATGGCCCGCTTCGTCAACGGCTTCCTCGACCTGCTGACGGTCTACTTCCTGCACGCCCGGCGCACCTCGCCGCTCCACTTCTTCGGGCGCTTCGGCCTCGGTTTCCTCACCGTGGGCGGCGGCATCAGCGCCTGGTTCCTGCTGCAGTGGCTGCTCGGTCACGGCCTGCGGGTGCGGCCGATCCTCGTGGTGGGGCTGATCCTGATCGTCGTCGCCTTCCAGTTCATCAGTCTCGGCCTGATCGCCGAGCTGGTGGTGGCGGGACGCCGTCCCGAGGACCAGTACCGGATCGCCGACCGTGTTTGA
- a CDS encoding GDP-mannose 4,6-dehydratase: MTSEHLQEIIGDLPDGVRDVLRPGAAVVVTGCAGFIGSTVTEALLGLGCRVTGVDCLTDYYDPALKRENMAGFADHAGFTWLEADLQDLDAAALLAGKVACFHLAAQAGVRASWGASFADYLGRNVMATQRLLEACKEPAVRDSLVRFVYSSSSSVYGDQPALPVTEAALPQPRSPYGVTKMAAEHLCVLYSMNFGVPTSSLRYFTVFGPRQRPDMAFRKYIEAALDGRVFEVFGDGSQTRDFTYVGDAVRSNLLAVACAEPWEVFNTGGGSRLVFSDTLATLQGILQDRVPGLAAQVAYRETAKGDVKDTFADRTHVERTIGYRPTIDFAAGLAREVDWAIARRRA, translated from the coding sequence ATGACCAGTGAGCACCTGCAGGAGATCATCGGCGACCTGCCGGACGGGGTGCGGGACGTCCTGCGCCCCGGCGCGGCGGTCGTCGTCACCGGCTGCGCCGGTTTCATCGGCAGCACCGTCACCGAGGCCCTGCTGGGCCTCGGTTGCCGCGTCACCGGTGTCGACTGCCTGACCGACTACTACGATCCGGCCCTCAAGCGCGAGAACATGGCCGGCTTCGCCGACCACGCCGGCTTCACCTGGCTCGAGGCCGACCTGCAGGACCTCGACGCCGCGGCGCTCCTCGCCGGCAAGGTGGCCTGCTTCCACCTGGCCGCCCAGGCGGGTGTGCGGGCCAGCTGGGGCGCTTCGTTCGCCGACTACCTCGGCCGCAACGTCATGGCGACCCAGCGCCTGCTCGAGGCCTGCAAGGAGCCGGCGGTGCGCGACTCCCTCGTGCGCTTCGTCTACTCGAGCAGCAGTTCGGTGTACGGCGACCAGCCGGCGCTGCCGGTCACCGAGGCCGCGCTGCCCCAGCCGCGCTCGCCCTACGGCGTGACCAAGATGGCCGCCGAACACCTCTGCGTGCTGTACAGCATGAATTTCGGCGTGCCCACGAGCAGCCTGCGCTACTTCACCGTCTTCGGCCCGCGCCAGCGGCCGGACATGGCCTTCCGCAAGTACATCGAGGCGGCCCTCGACGGGCGCGTCTTCGAGGTCTTCGGCGACGGCAGCCAGACCCGCGACTTCACCTACGTGGGCGACGCGGTGCGCTCGAACCTGCTCGCGGTGGCGTGTGCCGAGCCGTGGGAGGTCTTCAACACCGGCGGCGGCAGCCGGCTCGTCTTCAGCGACACCCTCGCCACGCTGCAGGGCATCCTGCAGGACCGCGTGCCGGGCCTCGCGGCCCAGGTGGCGTACCGCGAGACCGCCAAGGGCGACGTGAAGGACACCTTCGCCGACCGCACCCACGTGGAGCGGACCATCGGCTACCGGCCGACCATCGATTTCGCCGCGGGCCTGGCCCGCGAGGTGGACTGGGCCATCGCCCGGCGGCGGGCGTGA